From one Lycium ferocissimum isolate CSIRO_LF1 chromosome 7, AGI_CSIRO_Lferr_CH_V1, whole genome shotgun sequence genomic stretch:
- the LOC132065173 gene encoding uncharacterized protein LOC132065173 yields MIVCVAVVGHQNNPLYIQSFTEADDALKLHHIVHCSLDVVDERVNNPKKSSPTLNETFLGLLYPTENYKVYGYLTNTKVKLILVTTDLDVRDADVRNFFRKFHAAYVDAVSNPFHVPGKKITSRTFAERVSTIVKSFGLSSAS; encoded by the exons ATGATCGTTTGCGTTGCCGTCGTCGGTCACCAG AACAATCCGCTTTACATACAGAGTTTCACTGAAGCAGATGATGCCCTAAAACTTCATCACATTGTCCATTGCTCCCTTGATGTTGTCGATGAACGAG TGAACAATCCAAAAAAATCCAGCCCCACTCTGAACGAGACATTTCTTGGCCTGCTATATCCAACTGAAAACTACAAAGT GTATGGTTATTTGACTAATACAAAAGTGAAACTCATATTGGTCACAACAGATCTTGATGTTCGAGATGCCGATGTGAGAAAT TTTTTCAGGAAATTTCACGCCGCATATGTTGATGCTGTGTCGAATCCATTTCACGTTCCTGGCAAAAAGATAACATCCAGAACTTTCGCTGAAAGGGTTAGCACTATCGTCAAATCCTTTGGTTTGAGTTCAGCTAGTTGA